AATCCTTTCGTTTCCgcgtgtttttttgtttgcacATCAGATTTCTGTTCTTGCTGTTCTTTTGCCTAATTGTTGGGCCAAATCGTTAGCCATGTTAAcaattgatttgatttgttGTACGAATTTGTATGTGCATTCGATTCTGCTGCCAAATTGTGCTTTAGGCAAATATTACACATACGCTCTGTCCGCGGCTAGTAGAATCGGGGAATGATCAATGGGCTAGAATATGGGGGCCCCCTGGCAAAAAGGGGGTACCCAGAGAATTGGCTAACACTGACTGCTAGAAAAGAGCGAGGTGACTGCTAAGTGGTTatagagagtgagagaggggGGCGACGGCAGTCTATTAAAGTGGAGGTCAATTGTTGGGCAATTTGCTTCTGGCGTAGTTTGAATGAATCAAAGGAACAAAAAAACGCAAAGATTTTCCTGTCAATTGCTTTGTTTTTCAATTAACAAAAGTGCCAAAAAAAACTCAACAAAAGGAAAGCTCAAAAAGCCATCAATGAATGTAAAAAAAGCATttcataaaatttaaatttgaattcAAATCTGATAGCTATCGATCAGCACACACATATCGATATTAATTATCCCTAACAGAGTTGTATTTGGAAACCATTTCTCTTTCGTCTCTCCCTTGTCCACTTCTTCTTGCTGTAGAAAGCTTCCTGACACACGAACAGACGAACACACAGACACTCATTTGCAAAGTTTCACGAACTGTAAATGCAATTAAGGACAAAAATAATAAGGAAAACAATCGGCAAAGAAAGTTAGGCAAatcgttttttcttttctaCTTGGTAATACCCCTGAAAAAGAGGGTATAATGATTTTGACCAGCTGTTTGAAGCAAACAGTAAAATGCAGCATGTCCCTCTCATTTATAGAGATGAGAACTGGTACTTGTGGTACTACGGGTGACTCGGATCGCTTGCTTGGTTCTTCCTTTATCTCGGATTCCTCTGTTGTATATTCACTTCCTTTCCCTCATAGAAAGCGACGGCCCTGACGTTTACATTTGCATACGCGAATAAAAAGTGAAATTTCAAAAACGACTTCAGTGTTGATTtgactttttattttttgttgctgctgttgttgttgttgtttctacaGTGACACTGGCATTGGCAATGGACGAGCGGACAGATGGACGGATATAAAGGCATAGAAAGTTTTCAATACCATTGGGAGAAACAGCGAAacagagagggacagagagaggaGAGTGAAGAGTGAAGAGAGTCGCGAGGGAAGCCTGACAGCGAGACGAGAGAAATAAACAAGCTAATTAGTTAGTTAGTTTGATAACATACACATCTACACAAAAATAAGCTGAATTatatacaacaaaaaatataaaaagagcgagagagagagagagaaaaggaTGATTTACAGCAACCTTTGGCACACGTCACACAGCGCGACTGCGAGGGCGGATTGCTTTTGCTTGGgattcgttttcgttttcgttttggtcTCGTCTCGCGAAAGAGCTGCCTACTGACGGCTGATATGTTTCAATTAAGCCAGAgctcacacacgcacacacacacacacacacacacacacacacacacacacacacacacacacacaaacacagaaaGAGAAACAGACAGACCGTCAGATTTGCATGTAAAGCAAAGCTCTGCTCCCGCCTCCCACAGTGGAACGTGAACGGCAAAGGTATACGAAATGTTTCGAATATGTAATACCAAGTTTCCACTAGCAGAACTGTTTGCATACATTAACGGTTGATCGTGCTTTCATTTGAATTATCACATTCGACGTTCACATGTGGCTGGCAAAAACAACAGCTGATTTTCAGCTTTCAATCAGAACAATAGCTTCATTTTTATACAAAAGCATACAGTGCACAAATAAACAAGCAACATTTCACCCAAAAActgtatttatttaatttcaaCGATTTACGCTAATCACGCTTTAATTACGCTTTAATCCTTAAATAAAATACTAATGGTTTTCGGTTCACTCCATTCGAAAAAAGTATATGTCCATTCGATTAAGGTAAAATTGGACAAAAAAGTAAGGCTACCCTTTGAATTAAGGGTAACCAAAACGTCGCCACTCGCTGCTCAATGTTTCTATCCTCGTTTTAAAGTTCCCTTGAGACCTCCCTGTGGCCCATGTCCCACTGTGCACATCCATCCCGTCTTATGTAAGTAAGCGCTACTATATCCAGGGCTAAACAAAAAAGCTTCTCCAGCTTGTGGGTACAATAACAACACAGCAAATGACGTGAAAGCCAAAGCTGTGGATAGAAAGGGGATGGGGATACAAGGAAGAGAAAATGAACGAGCGGCAAACGAAATGGCCAAATGGCGTCCCAGGGAATCCTCATCGGTTGCCTTGCGACAATAACTGCGACTCGCAATCGTATGACTGACATTTGGCTAAAATACCTTATTAAGAAGGACACACAACCAGCGATGAGAATTTTTGCGTCCTTCAACATCTGGTGCTAGATTTGACTGGGAATACAACTGAGGAATAACACCTGACGGAAAGTTGTTAAGGGAAATGTCACCGATAAAAAGGGATAATTATTAGAGTATCCCGTCTATGTATAAAAGAGGGATGCAGAATAGCGTTTTTGTCGTTTGCTTATGGGACATTTGTGCAGCGAATCAACTAGTGAATCCGATTTCATTTGTTGACTATCAAGAATATCCTTTATTCCTTTTTGTAAATTTATATTCGCTCTGTTTTCTGATCTCCAGGTCATCGAGGAGCGCATCACACACATTCCCTATGTGCCGGCCCAGCCCGAGCCGCTCAATACACCGACGGGCAACGAGCTGAAGCCACGGCCCGTTGGCGAGGAGAATGGCATTGTTGTGTTCAGCTACAGTCCCATCAGTGCCGTCAATTATGTGAGTATTCTGCATTCGAATTCGGATGCACACCCACCCATTCGAGATTCATTTCGCACACACAAATGTCACGCACTCTGCACTCTGCACTAACCCTTTTGGGGGGAAGGGAGAGGGATCCAACATTCACTCTTTCATTGAATCTGGCactaaacaaaacaaaacaaaaaccacaGGCAAAGCCCAGGGCCAAGAAGGAGGATGAGTCCAGCGATGAATCGGATTACTCATCGGACTCCAGGATCGATTCAACGCCGCCCAGTCGCTCGACGCCTGTGCGACAGCCGGCTGGGAGTCGCGGGGGCAAGCTGAACAGCGTCTCCAAGATGATCAACAGCCTGGACAATCGCTCGACCAGCGCCTCCTTGGACGATGACAATGATTTTGAAGACGATTACGACTATGACACGAGCGGAGCCGGCGGCGGCAGTGGCGAGGCCCGGGAAAAGGCCATCATCAAGGATCTCATCGAGGAGAAGAAGCGCCGCTACATGAATGCTGCTACTCCCACCACAGAGGAGAGACAGCAGCAAAACACTGCCGTGGCAAGTGCTGGCCACAACAGCCGGACGGCCAGCAGATCGGACAGCAAACCCAACAGCAGGTCGGCCGACAGGAGCACCAACGGTGACATTGATGACATCTGGAAGAACAACACCAGCGAATACAAGCCCGCGTCGCCGCGCTACATCCTTAGCCAATTCGGGAAGAATGTGACCAAGGCCGTGATCGATCGTCTGGTAGATCATGGCGATGACAAACACCACACATCGGCCACCGGCACTCAAAAGGTATCGCCGTCGAACAAGTATGCCATATCCCCGATCATGTTGCCCAAAAAGAATATTGCTCGCCTGGAGATCGCCTTTGAGCGCAGTGTCCGGCCCGTTTCCCCGGGTCCAGAATTGAATAGCACTTTGATTAGCGATGTGCTGGGTGGTAATCACGTGCCGCCCAGCAGCACTGATGTTAGCCTCAATCGAAGTTCCGATAGTTCCGATTCCGATACGGAATCCGATATGGAATCACCCGACAGCGGCGGGGAAACATCATGCCATTCATGCCGCCTTGCTGGTGGTGCTGATGATATGCCAGCGTCTCCTGGTGGCTCTGGAAATGTATCCGAAACGGAAACCCTGGTGGGGGATGCAAGAAAgatcaaaaccaagctagcgTGTAAGCAAATCGAAAGGAGATCTTTGGTAGGGATTGAGATCTAGAGATCCTTTATCCTAGATCTAGCATCAATCTCGTGCCAAAAGTACTCCCTTCAAATGACAGAAGATTAGGGATTACAGAACACATAGAACTAATGCTATCACCGGCTTACACCCTCATTCTCTGAGATTTCTCCTTCTACTTCTATGTGTTCTATAATCTTTGATATTCTTAGTAGTTTAGTTGAATATTTAAGTAGTTGGTTTGATGACAAGCCCCATCCTAATCCCACCCACAGCTGGGGGGCAGCAGAGGGGCAAGCCCCCAAGGAAGAGGTCCTCCATGCCATATTCACATGCGGCAACCCTTGCAGCGGCAGCAACTGGCTCAAGGGGGGCACGCCATGGTGAAACAGAGCCAAACTCCATGGATAGACTCAAGGGCGGGACGGGGAGTCTGACTAGCACTAGCACCATTCCTGGCAGTAGCACAGGCACTATCACGAGTAGCCTTAATGCTTACAGGCTGAGCCAAGATTCATCCCTGCTGAAGCAGCAATCGTTCCAGAGTCAAGAATCATCGACTAATCAGGAGACGAACACCTCGTCTCAATCGTTGTTATCCTCTTCTAATCCTCTACCACAAGCACAGTTCAGCCGTTCGGCGGTGGGCGGTGCCAAATTCGTCACGAACTGCCATCCCATGAATCCCGAGGAGTACGACGGCCTCGAGTTTGAGTCCCGCTTCGAGAGCGGCAACCTGGCCAAAGCGGTACAGATCACGCCCACCTATTACGAGCTGTACCTGCGTCCCGATCTCTACACGAGCCGCTCCAAGCAGTGGTTCTACTTCCGTGTCCGACGCACGCGCCGCAAGATGCTCTATCGCTTCTCGATTGTGAATCTCGTGAAGTCCGACAGCCTCTACAACGATGGCATGCAGCCGGTCATGTACTCCACCCTGGGGGCCAAGCAGAAGAACGAGGGCTGGCGGCGCTGTGGCGACAATATCTGCTACTATCGGAATGATGACGAGTAAGTCCCAGAGACCATATCCCTCTCACTCTCTACTGGCATATTCAGATCTCTTAATTGATTCTTCTCATCCCAAGAAGAAGTACCAGCAATAACGCCAACGAGGAGGACGAGGACAACTCCACATACACGCTCACATTCACCATTGAGTTTGAGCACGATGAGGATACGGTTTACTTTGCCCACAGCTATCCGTACACGTACAGCGATCTGCAGGACTATCTCATGGAGATCCAGCGTCATCCGGTCAAGTCAAAGTTTTGTAAACTGCGTCTGCTCTGCCGTACTTTGGCCGGGAATAATGTCTACTATCTGACGGTGACGGCGCCGTCCAGTAACGAAGAGAATATGCGGGTAAGCCTCCAAAGATCTAAGTGATCTTTGAGCTGTGATCCATTCTCCTTTTCCTGGAGCAGCGCAAAAAATCGATTGTGGTTTCGGCACGTGTCCATCCAAGCGAAACGCCCGCCTCATGGATGATGAAGGGACTGATGGACTTTATCACTGGCGATACGACAGTGGCCAAGCGGCTGCGCCACAAGTTTATCTTCAAGCTAGTGCCAATGCTGAATCCCGATGGTGTGATCGTGGGCAATACGCGCAATTCGTTGACCGGCAAGGATTTGAACCGTCAATATCGCACGGTTATCCGTGAGACATATCCATCCATTTGGTATACAAAAGCCATGATTAGAAGGTGAGTCGGAGTCAGAGTCCGAGTCCATACCTTCTACACTAATGCTttctattcacttcactgctaAGACTGATTGAGGAATGCGGCGTGGCCATGTACTGTGATATGCACGCGCACTCACGCAAGCAcaacatatttatttatggcTGTGAGAACAAGCGGAATCCGGAGAAGAAGCTTACCGAGCAGGTATTCCCCTTAATGCTGCACAAGAACAGTGCGGACCGGGTGAGTAATATATGCACTTAGAGGAACTTGATCGATTATTaatcgattcgattcgattggTTGATTGCAGTTCTCCTTCGAGAGCTGCAAGTTCAAAATACAACGCAGCAAAGAGGGCACTGGTCGTATTGTGGTCTGGATGCTGGGCATCACCAATAGCTATACGATTGAGGCATCCTTTGGTGGCTCCTCGCTGGGCTCACGCAAGGGAACGCACTTCAATACGCAGGTAAGGGTGATCGATCCTTCAGTATGATAGAATCTAAAGCGGAGGGCTGCAAAAGAGAATGTCTCGAGAATGGTATAAACAAAAGAACAATATACATGTCGTGAGTTCGAGTTTCGCTGACTTTTGGACTCAAAATGCCTGCCCACCGCTCTATCACATCAGATGATAGCTATTCTTCTGATGCCCTTTTTGTTTCTTTGTTTCTGTGTTTTTTTCGCAGGATTACGAACACATGGGACGTGCATTTTGTGAGACACTGTTGGACTATTGCGATGAGAATCCAAACAAAGTAAAGCGCCATGCAAAGTTATATAGGCAGATCAAAAAGATAAGAAAACGCGAGAAACGCGAACAGAAAGCATTGAAATTACAGAAAATGGCCGATCAGGGATGTATAATGAACGACAAACTGAAAGTGAAACGTTCTGTGGAGAAGAGTGTCTCCTAGGAACGGTTCTCTCCGGAAACTCTTTCTCAAACActacacacaaacacacattgaaaacacacacacacacacacacacacacacacagagtaTACCATACAAGTAGTAGTGCCGCTGTAGTGCCCATGATGTATCTCTCGCTCGAAACATGTATTTGTTATCGTTATCGGAATTGTTATCCCTGTTGTTTGCCTGATAATCGTAATCCTATAGTATCGCTATCGCGCTGTGCTGTGCTGACAAATCAGATCCCAtttttatacatacatatatacaacaTATTCcccatatatgtatatacacaCACGATCCCACACACGATGAGAAAATTGCGAAGAGAAGAAAAACCGCGTAAGCAGCGTCCCACACATCGGCCAGAGCCAAAGatctatatatatagatatagagatgtatagatatatacatatgtacgtatgtacgGCATTGAATTAATTTGAATGCTGTCTATTTGCGCGTATCGTAGTTTTTCTAATGTTTTTGTATTCCCAATTGCGTGGATAGTTCCCCAGAGATCCTATACACGCAATGGgaggatatatatatatatcgtaTATATACCACACTATCAATCCACCCAATATCCCACGTATTTTATACTACATATAATATTAGATGTACACACAGCACAGCCATCCTCTACAGCCAGGCGCACTCTCTCGGAACTCTATTTCTCTTACAATAATTATTCTATAActtgattgtttttttttttaacctTTACTTTACCTTAATTTTAGTTTAAATTTGTTTAGTCCTAAGCAAAAAGAGCGTATTATTATAACCGGAGAATATTATTTTTTGAAATAAATACCATCTATACAGTAGATTTTGTATCCACATTGTAGTTtagtttttgatttttttgctgcttttctGCTTTGTATTTGTTCCACATTTTCTTTTatgatttttatatatttttactTAACCATATTTTTACTTactttaattattattattatttttactTTTCGCCTGGTTATGATTTCTAACTAATCCAAAAACATTAACATTTACAATAGATTTTAAATTTACTCAAACAACAGGACAGGTTGCGATCCAAAATCATCGAAAGACTGATGAGAGAAGGCTCTAGTGCAGACGAGCCATTGAATATACCATTATCGGATTACTCAAGGTACGGACTACTCAGTTGTTAGATCCTAAAAGCATAGTTTTTACCATtaggtatattttgaaaagaTGGGGTTTAAATGTTGCTTTTGCCTAGGATTTTATATTCACCATTCACACGTGACtggcaaaaaaaaatcagCTGACTTTGCAATACTATACTCTTTCTAAAAATCGTATTAATTTTCTACTAAGTGTTTTTTGTTTCCTATAATAGTGGAGTATTTTCCGATCTATATTCGTAGTTTACATGTGACTGGCAAAAAACAGTCAGGTGTAATACTGTACTCCTTCTAAAAATCATATTCTTTTCTACTGGCTGTATATTTTTCCTGTAATATTGGAGTATTTTCCAAGCTTTTTTGCCTTTCCGCGTTCACACGTGACTGACAACCAAAAAACAGCTGATTTTGCAGTACTTTATTCCTGGTTCATCTGTATgtgtatccatacgcttatggGAAATTGCTACAGAATAAAACAGGGGCATACGCAAAGGCTCAACGAATGGAGGGATAGATGGGTTGGGGTTTCAATGATTGCCCCCTAATTTACTAACTGTATAAACCTCTCAGAGCCACCCAATACTAACCCTTGAACAATTTCTGTTGCGACCTTTAACCCCACCCCCACCTAGCGACGAGGGCAACTGCAGCTCCAGCTCGGACAACGAGGGCAAGCACTCAATCACGGCTTCCGACCTGGAGGGACCCTGCTGTGCCCCCATAAGAGCTCCGCCCAGTTCGCCCGAGGTCGTGCATGAGATACGAAAGGTAGGTGGTGCTGCTTCAATCCACTCACAGCACCGTAATGCACCTTGCTACCCTGCCCCTGAcctgcccctgccctgccctgccctttCCTGTTGCAACATGTAGTTCCGCGTGCGTCGCATGAGGAAGGTGATGCACGAACTGGATCGCATTTACTTCACGCCGCTGTTCCAGCGCAAGTTTAAGGCCCTCACCACACTGAAGCGACGCCGCCACAAAATGGGTGTCACCAAGACGCCAGCGCCGCCCGTTGGCAAGCGCCTCAaaggtggtggtgctgctccCGCCGCCGGCTCAGAGGCCAGCGCTTTGCTGGCAGATCAGTTTATGCGCAAGCAGTTGAAGAAATCCTCAAAGAAACACAAAGAAAAGGAAAGCTCCGACAGCACTGGATCGAGCTCCCAATCGCAAGATAGTGAGACAGCCGCTCCcacagagacacaaaagaagcCAGCAGTGGGAAGGACAACCTGCGGTGCTGCCACGAGCCAGGCTGGGGCTGGTGGCTCGGGGGGTTCGTCAAAACAGAAGTCCAAGAAGAAGAAGTTTATGCCCACGGAGAAGAAGAAACCGCCATCGAATCCCAAGCTGCATGTGGATCGTAATTTTCGGTTGTGGCTGGCCAATCGCAAGATCTTCATATATCGCCGCAAGAAGGTAGAGTCCTGCCACCACCAGAGTCCACCACTGCACTCCACTCACGAGAATAATCACTGTCCTTCCACTGGTAATCCTCATTAGTGCTTACAGACGCGTCGCACTCGTGTGCGCAACAAGGCGGTCAAGAAGCGCGGCGAGGTGGTGCGCACCACGCTGGATCTACCCACCACCGATCCTGGCTCCGATCTGCACTTCTCCACCGACGATGAGGAGCACTCGCCCACAAGCGGGCCGAGTGGTTACGGGGTGGTGGCCCCTCTGCGGCACACCCTGCTCCAGAGCGATCTGCAGAGGCGCTACATCGAGGAGATCGGCGACACGGTGGTGCAGAAGCCAAAGCCCGCCCACATGCCACCGGAGCTGATTGTGACTACGCCCTCGAAGAGCAATACCCCTGGTGGTGGCAAGAAGCTCGACATCTACAAGCTAACGCCACGCACAGCTCCCGAATTGGATGGCGGAGCGAATCTAGGCATGGGAATGTACAAGCAGGGCAGCAGCAGTGGAGTAACGTCGTCGGCCAGGCGTACCTACTCGTGGCACAATCTCGACCAGGAGGCGGCCCTTtccggcaacagcagcagcatcagcaaacAGGCAGCCAATTTCTATATAAACGAGGCCAAGGCAGCGATGAAGATCAAGCCACCGCCACGAAGGTAAGCCAATCAATCGATCGACCCCCGATCTCCATTGATCCTCTTTCTGTGCACAGGAATGTTCCCAGCAACTTTATACCCCAGCGACATGCCACAAACACGTCTTCAGCGGATGATCTGCAGCTCAAGCTATCGCTGAAGAAAAAAATCTGGACAGGAGTCCATGGGGAGCCCGATGGACGACCGCTCTCCTGGGTTAGGGGTCACATGAACCAGAgtcaggcccaggcccagtcACAGGCTCAGATGAGCGCCATGACCAATGTAGCCAATGCCATACGCAGCGCTGgtgggggaggaggaggagcatcAGGAAGCCGCCCCATGTTCGTTGCCTGTGGCAGAGAGGCGGGTGGAGGCATgacaccagcagcaacagcaggagcagcagcgcCCGCCCTTTTGGGTGCCACACGCAAGCACAGGTCGAAACTCGAGCAAGTGGATTTGTTCAAGTAAGTGTTACATAGAGGGACTTCCTTCTGCAGATAAATCTCAAACCACTTTGCAGCGCCTGCTCCCAGAAACTTATCatgtggcagcagcaggaggagcacaAGAAAACGCAGCCGCAGCGTCTCATACGCGTAGAGGATCAACAGCAGCGTGAGGCGATGCGCTCGTTCAAGCCCATGCAGTTGGGCAAGAAACAATCGATGGGTGTCAAGACCGCGTCCGGCTTTGGCCCCGATGCCAGCAGTGGTAGTCTGAAGGTCAAACGCAAGTCGAGCAGCATGATGAAGATTGCCGAGACCACGCAGCTGGTCACTCGCTTTGCCCGCACCCGCGGCAGTTCCGGCAGCGCGGCattgcagcagcaacaccagcaccagcatcagcaccagttgcagcagcaccacccgcCTCAGGGCCAGCGGATGATGTTCAAGAATCCATCGGTGGCCATTTCGGGCAGCGGACGCCATTACTCCGCTGGAATGATCAATCCCCAGCATGCACGACGTACCAGCAAGTTCAAGACGGGCGGACTAGTGGTCACTGCCGTCCAGCAGCCAGGCATGGCGCCCGGCAGCAGTAGCAGCTCTCGCCGGATGCGCAATGCAGCCGGACTGCCGGGCAAGGCCAGCACGGGGCACAATGCAGGACTCGGAGCAGCAACTGGCAGCAttagcagcggcagcggcggtggCTTGCTGCAGTATCAGCGtaacagcagcaccaccatACAGATCAGCAAATCGTCCACGACGGCCATCAACCTGGACACGGTCAATCTGGTGCGCAAGGTGAAGACCAAGCTGAAGAAGCGCAAGAACCGCACTTTGTCCAACGGAGCTGCCAAGTAGGATACACCACACAACCCCCCATTAGACCCCCCCAT
The Drosophila miranda strain MSH22 chromosome XL, D.miranda_PacBio2.1, whole genome shotgun sequence genome window above contains:
- the LOC108155072 gene encoding cytosolic carboxypeptidase Nna1 isoform X7 — translated: MQKGVKDKENSDQQQSKHQTTNDGFLGSFLSKGLKTNQLVVNTDEKTLRPVARLKEPRDLFALPKDKDNDCSQQAPRWPVECQVIEERITHIPYVPAQPEPLNTPTGNELKPRPVGEENGIVVFSYSPISAVNYAKPRAKKEDESSDESDYSSDSRIDSTPPSRSTPVRQPAGSRGGKLNSVSKMINSLDNRSTSASLDDDNDFEDDYDYDTSGAGGGSGEAREKAIIKDLIEEKKRRYMNAATPTTEERQQQNTAVASAGHNSRTASRSDSKPNSRSADRSTNGDIDDIWKNNTSEYKPASPRYILSQFGKNVTKAVIDRLVDHGDDKHHTSATGTQKVSPSNKYAISPIMLPKKNIARLEIAFERSVRPVSPGPELNSTLISDVLGGNHVPPSSTDVSLNRSSDSSDSDTESDMESPDSGGETSCHSCRLAGGADDMPASPGGSGNVSETETLVGDARKIKTKLASGGQQRGKPPRKRSSMPYSHAATLAAAATGSRGARHGETEPNSMDRLKGGTGSLTSTSTIPGSSTGTITSSLNAYRLSQDSSLLKQQSFQSQESSTNQETNTSSQSLLSSSNPLPQAQFSRSAVGGAKFVTNCHPMNPEEYDGLEFESRFESGNLAKAVQITPTYYELYLRPDLYTSRSKQWFYFRVRRTRRKMLYRFSIVNLVKSDSLYNDGMQPVMYSTLGAKQKNEGWRRCGDNICYYRNDDERSTSNNANEEDEDNSTYTLTFTIEFEHDEDTVYFAHSYPYTYSDLQDYLMEIQRHPVKSKFCKLRLLCRTLAGNNVYYLTVTAPSSNEENMRRKKSIVVSARVHPSETPASWMMKGLMDFITGDTTVAKRLRHKFIFKLVPMLNPDGVIVGNTRNSLTGKDLNRQYRTVIRETYPSIWYTKAMIRRLIEECGVAMYCDMHAHSRKHNIFIYGCENKRNPEKKLTEQVFPLMLHKNSADRFSFESCKFKIQRSKEGTGRIVVWMLGITNSYTIEASFGGSSLGSRKGTHFNTQDYEHMGRAFCETLLDYCDENPNKDRLRSKIIERLMREGSSADEPLNIPLSDYSSDEGNCSSSSDNEGKHSITASDLEGPCCAPIRAPPSSPEVVHEIRKFRVRRMRKVMHELDRIYFTPLFQRKFKALTTLKRRRHKMGVTKTPAPPVGKRLKGGGAAPAAGSEASALLADQFMRKQLKKSSKKHKEKESSDSTGSSSQSQDSETAAPTETQKKPAVGRTTCGAATSQAGAGGSGGSSKQKSKKKKFMPTEKKKPPSNPKLHVDRNFRLWLANRKIFIYRRKKCLQTRRTRVRNKAVKKRGEVVRTTLDLPTTDPGSDLHFSTDDEEHSPTSGPSGYGVVAPLRHTLLQSDLQRRYIEEIGDTVVQKPKPAHMPPELIVTTPSKSNTPGGGKKLDIYKLTPRTAPELDGGANLGMGMYKQGSSSGVTSSARRTYSWHNLDQEAALSGNSSSISKQAANFYINEAKAAMKIKPPPRRNVPSNFIPQRHATNTSSADDLQLKLSLKKKIWTGVHGEPDGRPLSWVRGHMNQSQAQAQSQAQMSAMTNVANAIRSAGGGGGGASGSRPMFVACGREAGGGMTPAATAGAAAPALLGATRKHRSKLEQVDLFNACSQKLIMWQQQEEHKKTQPQRLIRVEDQQQREAMRSFKPMQLGKKQSMGVKTASGFGPDASSGSLKVKRKSSSMMKIAETTQLVTRFARTRGSSGSAALQQQHQHQHQHQLQQHHPPQGQRMMFKNPSVAISGSGRHYSAGMINPQHARRTSKFKTGGLVVTAVQQPGMAPGSSSSSRRMRNAAGLPGKASTGHNAGLGAATGSISSGSGGGLLQYQRNSSTTIQISKSSTTAINLDTVNLVRKVKTKLKKRKNRTLSNGAAK
- the LOC108155072 gene encoding cytosolic carboxypeptidase Nna1 isoform X2 translates to MQKGVKDKENSDQQQSKHQTTNDGFLGSFLSKGLKTNQLVVNTDEKTLRPVARLKEPRDLFALPKDKDNDCSQQAPRWPVECQVIEERITHIPYVPAQPEPLNTPTGNELKPRPVGEENGIVVFSYSPISAVNYAKPRAKKEDESSDESDYSSDSRIDSTPPSRSTPVRQPAGSRGGKLNSVSKMINSLDNRSTSASLDDDNDFEDDYDYDTSGAGGGSGEAREKAIIKDLIEEKKRRYMNAATPTTEERQQQNTAVASAGHNSRTASRSDSKPNSRSADRSTNGDIDDIWKNNTSEYKPASPRYILSQFGKNVTKAVIDRLVDHGDDKHHTSATGTQKVSPSNKYAISPIMLPKKNIARLEIAFERSVRPVSPGPELNSTLISDVLGGNHVPPSSTDVSLNRSSDSSDSDTESDMESPDSGGETSCHSCRLAGGADDMPASPGGSGNVSETETLVGDARKIKTKLASGGQQRGKPPRKRSSMPYSHAATLAAAATGSRGARHGETEPNSMDRLKGGTGSLTSTSTIPGSSTGTITSSLNAYRLSQDSSLLKQQSFQSQESSTNQETNTSSQSLLSSSNPLPQAQFSRSAVGGAKFVTNCHPMNPEEYDGLEFESRFESGNLAKAVQITPTYYELYLRPDLYTSRSKQWFYFRVRRTRRKMLYRFSIVNLVKSDSLYNDGMQPVMYSTLGAKQKNEGWRRCGDNICYYRNDDESTSNNANEEDEDNSTYTLTFTIEFEHDEDTVYFAHSYPYTYSDLQDYLMEIQRHPVKSKFCKLRLLCRTLAGNNVYYLTVTAPSSNEENMRRKKSIVVSARVHPSETPASWMMKGLMDFITGDTTVAKRLRHKFIFKLVPMLNPDGVIVGNTRNSLTGKDLNRQYRTVIRETYPSIWYTKAMIRRLIEECGVAMYCDMHAHSRKHNIFIYGCENKRNPEKKLTEQVFPLMLHKNSADRFSFESCKFKIQRSKEGTGRIVVWMLGITNSYTIEASFGGSSLGSRKGTHFNTQDYEHMGRAFCETLLDYCDENPNKVKRHAKLYRQIKKIRKREKREQKALKLQKMADQILNLLKQQDRLRSKIIERLMREGSSADEPLNIPLSDYSSDEGNCSSSSDNEGKHSITASDLEGPCCAPIRAPPSSPEVVHEIRKFRVRRMRKVMHELDRIYFTPLFQRKFKALTTLKRRRHKMGVTKTPAPPVGKRLKGGGAAPAAGSEASALLADQFMRKQLKKSSKKHKEKESSDSTGSSSQSQDSETAAPTETQKKPAVGRTTCGAATSQAGAGGSGGSSKQKSKKKKFMPTEKKKPPSNPKLHVDRNFRLWLANRKIFIYRRKKCLQTRRTRVRNKAVKKRGEVVRTTLDLPTTDPGSDLHFSTDDEEHSPTSGPSGYGVVAPLRHTLLQSDLQRRYIEEIGDTVVQKPKPAHMPPELIVTTPSKSNTPGGGKKLDIYKLTPRTAPELDGGANLGMGMYKQGSSSGVTSSARRTYSWHNLDQEAALSGNSSSISKQAANFYINEAKAAMKIKPPPRRNVPSNFIPQRHATNTSSADDLQLKLSLKKKIWTGVHGEPDGRPLSWVRGHMNQSQAQAQSQAQMSAMTNVANAIRSAGGGGGGASGSRPMFVACGREAGGGMTPAATAGAAAPALLGATRKHRSKLEQVDLFNACSQKLIMWQQQEEHKKTQPQRLIRVEDQQQREAMRSFKPMQLGKKQSMGVKTASGFGPDASSGSLKVKRKSSSMMKIAETTQLVTRFARTRGSSGSAALQQQHQHQHQHQLQQHHPPQGQRMMFKNPSVAISGSGRHYSAGMINPQHARRTSKFKTGGLVVTAVQQPGMAPGSSSSSRRMRNAAGLPGKASTGHNAGLGAATGSISSGSGGGLLQYQRNSSTTIQISKSSTTAINLDTVNLVRKVKTKLKKRKNRTLSNGAAK